One window from the genome of Maylandia zebra isolate NMK-2024a linkage group LG18, Mzebra_GT3a, whole genome shotgun sequence encodes:
- the LOC112430395 gene encoding uncharacterized protein LOC112430395 isoform X2 yields MYEKLIGACLENGSHWTLFFCDIPKRTIVYMNSFGESEVRKSAVLKKWSSFASARGCTGEWTLSHVSHPHQQDGNSCGVHVIMFAQSLIDGKTQVEEYNTEITKLRSRLCHYLFSSIDRTRKCSQCWCVIAAKDRVQCQKCGAYKHMRCSKSVCGICIFCETQCSTAEGKELCSIVGGYTGGAIEVASEECHQGKHQAANDKGKVPKGENICSKSTSNSEIGRLTVRDEGTQTERDEGTQTEDNEKEAEVYGTSLSTDNAAADDVDRIDADTEFQTDSEGTSTVYRVHGRLSVPSSKKKTYTITEDEIKRRINAENMSVHVFRGLIGGRKAKLPAMILDRPKKAKTKVTVFSVLSEEEAGELALGFAGRLALLILLSNNRQTLLKIQHNLKHELTDSSTFSLLTHTFGPAALDSVISFLCEKLDLVS; encoded by the exons ATGTATGAGAAATTGATTGGAGCCTGTCTGGAAAACGGCAGCCACTGGACCTTGTTT TTTTGTGACATACCCAAGAGGACCATAGTCTATATGAATTCATTTGGCGAGTCGGAGGTCAGAAAAAGTGCGGTGTTGAAAAAATGGAG CTCATTTGCTTCAGCAAGAGGCTGCACTGGAGAGTGGACCTTGTCACATGTGAGCCACCCACATCAACAGGATGGGAACTCATGTGGAGTGCATGTCATAATG TTTGCCCAATCTCTCATTGACGGTAAAACACAAGTGGAGGAGTACAACACTGAAATCACAAAGCTCAGGTCCCGACTTTGCCACTACTTATTTTCCTCAATAG ATCGAACTAGGAAGTGCAGTCAGTGCTGGTGTGTGATTGCAGCCAAAGACCGG gTGCAGTGCCAGAAATGTGGTGCATACAAGCACATGCGTTGTTCAAAGTCTGTTTGTGGCATCTGTATCTTCTGTGAGA CACAGTGCAGCACAGCAGAGGGAAAGGAGTTGTGCAGCATAGTGGGTGGCTATACAGGAGGAGCAATAGAAGTAGCCAGTGAAGAATGTCATCAGGGAAAGCATCAGGCAGCGAATGACAAAGGAAAAGTTCCTAAGGGAGAGAACATCTGCAGCAAATCGACAAGTAACAGTGAGATAGGAAGACTGACAGTCAGAGATGAAGGTACACAGACTGAAAGAGATGAAGGTACACAGACTGAAGACAacgaaaaagaagcagaagtaTACGGCACAAGTCTGAGTACAGataatgctgctgctgatgatgtTGACAGGATCGATGCAGATACAGAATTCCAAACTGATTCAGAAGGAACTAGTACAGTTTACAGAGTGCATGGTCGCTTATCTGTACCAagctcaaaaaagaaaacctacacAATAACAGAAGACGAGATCAAGCGCAGAATCAACGCAGAGAACATGTCAGTTCATGTTTTCAGAGGTTTGATTGGG ggccGTAAAGCCAAACTGCCCGCAATGATTCTTGACAGGCCTAAGAAGGCCAAAACTAAAGTAACAGTGTTTAGTGTTCTGAGTGAAGAGGAGGCTGGGGAGCTAGCCCTCGGGTTTGCCGGAAGATTGGCATTGTTAATCTTACTTTCTAATAACAGACAGACTCTTCTCAAAATCCAACACAATCTTAAACATGAGCTGACTGATTCCTCAACCTTCAGTTTGCTGACACACACCTTTGGCCCCGCTGCACTGGATTCTGTCATTTCATTCCTGTGTGAAAAACTTGATCTTGTCTCTTAA
- the LOC112430395 gene encoding uncharacterized protein LOC112430395 isoform X1, which yields MLCSYTLTETVTPSQCQVIDGLIYLQCENFPHIYPIPSQITGKILDGSTRAQSAYFLKKNIFQMYEKLIGACLENGSHWTLFFCDIPKRTIVYMNSFGESEVRKSAVLKKWSSFASARGCTGEWTLSHVSHPHQQDGNSCGVHVIMFAQSLIDGKTQVEEYNTEITKLRSRLCHYLFSSIDRTRKCSQCWCVIAAKDRVQCQKCGAYKHMRCSKSVCGICIFCETQCSTAEGKELCSIVGGYTGGAIEVASEECHQGKHQAANDKGKVPKGENICSKSTSNSEIGRLTVRDEGTQTERDEGTQTEDNEKEAEVYGTSLSTDNAAADDVDRIDADTEFQTDSEGTSTVYRVHGRLSVPSSKKKTYTITEDEIKRRINAENMSVHVFRGLIGGRKAKLPAMILDRPKKAKTKVTVFSVLSEEEAGELALGFAGRLALLILLSNNRQTLLKIQHNLKHELTDSSTFSLLTHTFGPAALDSVISFLCEKLDLVS from the exons ATGTTATGTTCTTACACCCTTACAGAAACTGTGACTCCTTCACAATGTCAG gTAATAGATGGCCTAATCTATTTGCAGTGTGAG AATTTCCCTCACATTTATCCAATACCAAGCCAAATCACTGGAAAAATTTTGGATGGGTCCACAAGAGCACAAAGTGCATACTTTTTGAAG aaAAACATCTTTCAGATGTATGAGAAATTGATTGGAGCCTGTCTGGAAAACGGCAGCCACTGGACCTTGTTT TTTTGTGACATACCCAAGAGGACCATAGTCTATATGAATTCATTTGGCGAGTCGGAGGTCAGAAAAAGTGCGGTGTTGAAAAAATGGAG CTCATTTGCTTCAGCAAGAGGCTGCACTGGAGAGTGGACCTTGTCACATGTGAGCCACCCACATCAACAGGATGGGAACTCATGTGGAGTGCATGTCATAATG TTTGCCCAATCTCTCATTGACGGTAAAACACAAGTGGAGGAGTACAACACTGAAATCACAAAGCTCAGGTCCCGACTTTGCCACTACTTATTTTCCTCAATAG ATCGAACTAGGAAGTGCAGTCAGTGCTGGTGTGTGATTGCAGCCAAAGACCGG gTGCAGTGCCAGAAATGTGGTGCATACAAGCACATGCGTTGTTCAAAGTCTGTTTGTGGCATCTGTATCTTCTGTGAGA CACAGTGCAGCACAGCAGAGGGAAAGGAGTTGTGCAGCATAGTGGGTGGCTATACAGGAGGAGCAATAGAAGTAGCCAGTGAAGAATGTCATCAGGGAAAGCATCAGGCAGCGAATGACAAAGGAAAAGTTCCTAAGGGAGAGAACATCTGCAGCAAATCGACAAGTAACAGTGAGATAGGAAGACTGACAGTCAGAGATGAAGGTACACAGACTGAAAGAGATGAAGGTACACAGACTGAAGACAacgaaaaagaagcagaagtaTACGGCACAAGTCTGAGTACAGataatgctgctgctgatgatgtTGACAGGATCGATGCAGATACAGAATTCCAAACTGATTCAGAAGGAACTAGTACAGTTTACAGAGTGCATGGTCGCTTATCTGTACCAagctcaaaaaagaaaacctacacAATAACAGAAGACGAGATCAAGCGCAGAATCAACGCAGAGAACATGTCAGTTCATGTTTTCAGAGGTTTGATTGGG ggccGTAAAGCCAAACTGCCCGCAATGATTCTTGACAGGCCTAAGAAGGCCAAAACTAAAGTAACAGTGTTTAGTGTTCTGAGTGAAGAGGAGGCTGGGGAGCTAGCCCTCGGGTTTGCCGGAAGATTGGCATTGTTAATCTTACTTTCTAATAACAGACAGACTCTTCTCAAAATCCAACACAATCTTAAACATGAGCTGACTGATTCCTCAACCTTCAGTTTGCTGACACACACCTTTGGCCCCGCTGCACTGGATTCTGTCATTTCATTCCTGTGTGAAAAACTTGATCTTGTCTCTTAA
- the LOC112430395 gene encoding uncharacterized protein LOC112430395 isoform X3, with translation MLCSYTLTETVTPSQCQVIDGLIYLQCENFPHIYPIPSQITGKILDGSTRAQSAYFLKKNIFQMYEKLIGACLENGSHWTLFFAQSLIDGKTQVEEYNTEITKLRSRLCHYLFSSIDRTRKCSQCWCVIAAKDRVQCQKCGAYKHMRCSKSVCGICIFCETQCSTAEGKELCSIVGGYTGGAIEVASEECHQGKHQAANDKGKVPKGENICSKSTSNSEIGRLTVRDEGTQTERDEGTQTEDNEKEAEVYGTSLSTDNAAADDVDRIDADTEFQTDSEGTSTVYRVHGRLSVPSSKKKTYTITEDEIKRRINAENMSVHVFRGLIGGRKAKLPAMILDRPKKAKTKVTVFSVLSEEEAGELALGFAGRLALLILLSNNRQTLLKIQHNLKHELTDSSTFSLLTHTFGPAALDSVISFLCEKLDLVS, from the exons ATGTTATGTTCTTACACCCTTACAGAAACTGTGACTCCTTCACAATGTCAG gTAATAGATGGCCTAATCTATTTGCAGTGTGAG AATTTCCCTCACATTTATCCAATACCAAGCCAAATCACTGGAAAAATTTTGGATGGGTCCACAAGAGCACAAAGTGCATACTTTTTGAAG aaAAACATCTTTCAGATGTATGAGAAATTGATTGGAGCCTGTCTGGAAAACGGCAGCCACTGGACCTTGTTT TTTGCCCAATCTCTCATTGACGGTAAAACACAAGTGGAGGAGTACAACACTGAAATCACAAAGCTCAGGTCCCGACTTTGCCACTACTTATTTTCCTCAATAG ATCGAACTAGGAAGTGCAGTCAGTGCTGGTGTGTGATTGCAGCCAAAGACCGG gTGCAGTGCCAGAAATGTGGTGCATACAAGCACATGCGTTGTTCAAAGTCTGTTTGTGGCATCTGTATCTTCTGTGAGA CACAGTGCAGCACAGCAGAGGGAAAGGAGTTGTGCAGCATAGTGGGTGGCTATACAGGAGGAGCAATAGAAGTAGCCAGTGAAGAATGTCATCAGGGAAAGCATCAGGCAGCGAATGACAAAGGAAAAGTTCCTAAGGGAGAGAACATCTGCAGCAAATCGACAAGTAACAGTGAGATAGGAAGACTGACAGTCAGAGATGAAGGTACACAGACTGAAAGAGATGAAGGTACACAGACTGAAGACAacgaaaaagaagcagaagtaTACGGCACAAGTCTGAGTACAGataatgctgctgctgatgatgtTGACAGGATCGATGCAGATACAGAATTCCAAACTGATTCAGAAGGAACTAGTACAGTTTACAGAGTGCATGGTCGCTTATCTGTACCAagctcaaaaaagaaaacctacacAATAACAGAAGACGAGATCAAGCGCAGAATCAACGCAGAGAACATGTCAGTTCATGTTTTCAGAGGTTTGATTGGG ggccGTAAAGCCAAACTGCCCGCAATGATTCTTGACAGGCCTAAGAAGGCCAAAACTAAAGTAACAGTGTTTAGTGTTCTGAGTGAAGAGGAGGCTGGGGAGCTAGCCCTCGGGTTTGCCGGAAGATTGGCATTGTTAATCTTACTTTCTAATAACAGACAGACTCTTCTCAAAATCCAACACAATCTTAAACATGAGCTGACTGATTCCTCAACCTTCAGTTTGCTGACACACACCTTTGGCCCCGCTGCACTGGATTCTGTCATTTCATTCCTGTGTGAAAAACTTGATCTTGTCTCTTAA
- the LOC143413429 gene encoding uncharacterized protein LOC143413429, with amino-acid sequence MVDKDFAEINALQKVFPESAILLCWYHVLQAVNRWLSKSESGVHGLSNTQKRNEIISFFCKLKACTSEDDFKATSAEFCQTFKQYPLVCQYFQKHWEGIGHMWCDYGRRFSHARSETNNVIERFFHRLKYQFLSGYKNRRLDDLIEVLLGKADDYFSVIKTLQDVGRMKNRFADPLSQVSDSASRLMESGWALKITVKNSHGVNAYQVPSESREDMVYDVCPVESYCNCTYGLRGLLCKHLVLLAKLAEADNDIYPNMETDISTLARIAVKERHYFVHCEDLKVIKMPSLFGNLCFFASAETLQCTCCTFSHYNTCACLKVACSHFKKMKNSLKSPLSTLNDTPVVESTDKKCTEDAVGKLNAVLDTVKQWAFIPEGITPMIDELHTNVLKTKQVGKSICQYEIKTTENARKIRPLYSSKKRSASIDIPTVCENECEQSITTERETSSGENENLLEYKTKKRRVKAKYMHK; translated from the exons ATGGTTGACAAAGACTTTGCGGAAATAAATGCTTTGCAGAAGGTTTTTCCAGAGTCAGCTATCCTTCTATGCTGGTACCATGTCTTGCAG GCTGTTAATCGATGGCTTTCAAAATCAGAGTCCGGGGTCCATGGGCTTTCTAACAcccaaaagagaaatgaaatcatttctttcttttgtaagCTGAAAGCTTGCACATCT GAGGACGACTTTAAAGCCACATCAGCAGAGTTCTGCCAGACATTTAAGCAATACCCTTTGGTGTGCCAGTATTTTCAGAAGCACTGGGAAGGCATTGGCCACATGTGGTGTGACTACGGCCGTCGCTTCAGTCACGCTCGTTCTGAAACAAACAATGTGATTGAAAG atttttccacCGCCTGAAATACCAGTTTTTATCTGGCTACAAGAATAGGCGTCTGGATGATCTGATTGAAGTGCTCCTAGGGAAGGCCGACGACTACTTCTCAGTCATAAAAACCCTGCAAGATGTGGGCCGCATGAAAAACAGGTTTGCTGACCCCTTGTCTCAAGTTTCAGACTCTGCTTCAAGACTGATGGAAAGTGGTTGGGCTCTTAAAATTACAGTCAAGAACAGCCATGGAGTTAATGCATATCAAGTCCCATCTGAGTCAAGAGAAGACATGGTGTATGACGTCTGCCCTGTTGAGTCCTACTGCAACTGTACATATGGCTTACGAGGACTTCTTTGCAAGCATCTAGTGTTACTTGCAAAATTAGCAGAGGCTGACAATGACATCTATCCAAACATGGAAACAGACATTTCTACCTTGGCAAGAATTGCAGTGAAAGAAAGGCATTACTTTGTACACTGTGAGGacttgaaagtgataaaaatgccAAGTTTGTTtggaaatctgtgtttttttgcATCGGCTGAAACACTTCAGTGCACTTGTTGTACGTTCTCTCACTATAACACATGTGCTTGCCTGAAGGTGGCTTGTagccattttaaaaaaatgaaaaactctcTGAAAAGTCCTCTATCAACTTTGAATGACACTCCTGTAGTTGAAAGCACAgacaaaaaatgcacagaagatGCAGTTGGAAAACTAAATGCTGTTTTAGACACAGTTAAACAGTGGGCATTCATTCCAGAGGGTATTACTCCAATGATAGATGAACTGCATACAaatgtcttaaaaacaaaacaagtaggCAAAAGTATATGCCAGTACGAAATAAAGACGACAGAGAATGCACGCAAAATTAGGCCATTGTATTCTAGCAAGAAACGTTCGGCCAGCATCGACATTCCAACAGTCTGTGAAAATGAATGTGAACAGTCGATAACCACTGAAAGAGAGACATCctctggagaaaatgaaaaccttttggaatacaaaacaaaaaagagaagagttaaAGCTAAGTATATGCATAAGTAG